Below is a window of Rattus norvegicus strain BN/NHsdMcwi chromosome 5, GRCr8, whole genome shotgun sequence DNA.
CTGATAGATGCCTGGACACTGGGACAGGGCCTTCAAGTCTGATTCTGATAGCTGGGAATCAGTGATAGAGAGCATCTCCAAGGGGGCCTCCAGGCACCTAGGGAGAGAGTAAGTAGTTAGTGGTTACAAGTTGTAGGGGTTCAGTTAGGGAGTCCGAGGGTAGGGTGGATCATTTCCTCTGTCACTCTGGCCACCGGATAAGCATCAACGCCTAGTGTGCTGCCTCGAAGAGTCTGCGCACTCAGTTGCTGGTTGCCTCAGAGGGCAGCTATGCAAGGCTCATGTCTACAAGGCCTCGGTAATAGTTACAGGGTTTGGTATGTGTACATGGGATGGATACCAAGTTGGGCcaggtcactggatggcctttcttttagtctctgctccatttctgtccctgcatttcctttatacaggaacaattctgggttaaacattttgagatgtgtgggtagccccatccctcaactgggggtcaAGTCTATCTATTGGAGCTGGTTTCTTCCAGTTCCACCTTAAACACTGTTGAACagtttggctaatgtcatccccactgggtcctggggcCTCCCCATATCCCAGGTCTCcaggactttctagaggttccccctgCCTCCTAATCCCCACTGTAGCATATTttaattcattctcctggccctctgggcattcctcctctttctcctcatacctgatcctacccctccttcccctctcccacccactttactccctccctctgcctctccaagattattttattcctctttctttctttttttttttaagatttatttatgtgaatacactgtagctgtcttcagacacaccagaagagggcaccagatcccattacagatggttgtgagccaccatgtggttgctgggatttgaactcaggacctctggaagagcaatcagtgctcttaaccgctgagccatctctccagcaccctattcctctttctaagtgggattgaagcacctacacttgggccttccttctgcttcctatggtctgtgaattgtatcatgggtattctgaactttttggctaatatccatagTGAGATACttagagccaaccattggattcgAGGTCAGGGACTAACATGGGAGGgttagaggaagaactgaaggagccgAAGAGGATTGTagctccataggaagaacagtgtcaactaacccagacctctcagagctcccagagaccgaGTGAAAAACCAAGAAGCATATAAGGGCTGGTTCATGGCCCCAGgcgcatgtgtagcagaggactgccttgtatgGTATCAGTGAGATAGGGTGTTGCTTAATCTGGTGGAAACTTGTTTCCCCAGGGAAAAGGGATGctggtgggggtgagggaggggtaGGTGGCTGATGGAGGGTGTGAAGAACTCGGGGAGGAGGGGACCCAGAAGGGAGtcaacttttggaatgtaaataaataatttaataataataataataaaaagagtcCACTCACTGAAGTTACCCATTCTAACTTGAGGCATGACATTATCACTGTGGGACTAGCTCAGCCCACAGCCCTGTATCTCCTTTCCCCAACCGTCAAAACAGACAACCCTAGCTCAGGTTACATCATTAAACTGCCCCAACAAGAAAAGGCTTCGCTGTGGTCTACTGGAAAGCTCCTCGTCCTTCCTTACCTGAACACCTGGTCCATATGACCTTTGAGGAAGCAGGCAGAGTCCAGGGAGAGCTCCTGGAGGCACTGCAGGTTGGGAAACTGAGAGGTGAACTGGCTGACCAACTGATTCTTCTCCTcaggggaaatggaggcagggaCATGGATGTGAGAGAGAATGAGTGAGAGAAGGTTTTTCATTTGGCCCAGGTAAGGAGCAAAGATGGCCAGAGTAGACAGCTTCCAGGTGCAGCACACTTCCACCTCCTCCATACAGTCCAGATCTAGCAATTCCAGAACCTTCACGTTTTTCTGGAGAGCTATCGTGTTGATCTTCAGCTTCTTACAGCCAAGCTGCAGCAAAGCTTTTCTCTTTCTCGCCCACAGGAGGACATAGGACAGGCATGCATTCAAGGCTCTCGGCTTGAGGCACAGGTCTATAAACACTTTCAATGACTCTGGCTTGGCTACCGTTTCCAGACCTCTCCTCTGTGACCTTCTCCTACACTTGGCCTCTGAAATGCAAGACGCCGTCTTATCTCCAGCCCACACGGTCCAGAAGGTTTTGTGCAAAGCCCGCAAATCCAGAATTCGAAGTCGGTAATTACTGTGGGAGAAAGTAGAAGTCTTAGACTTAAGACGGGAATTCATCCTTCTCCATTACGATTGGCTGCTTCCATTTTTCGAAAAGGTTTcaaagcacccccacccccacccccgcttttGGAGTCAGAGGCTTGAAACTACAGGCTAGCACTCCTAATTCAGATCTGCAAGGACTCCTTACTCTCAACATCACTTTCCTCCTTCTATTCATCCTGATGTTTGTCATCCCTTCCTCTCGAATCCAGTCTGGACCCACTACTAGTGCCTATGGGAAAAGGCAGGGACAGGTGTCTTCAGCCATAGCTATGTCTGTTCTGAATAGTCCTAGACACTTAAATCCTTTCCCTAGATGTGCAGCAATGGTGCAATGGCCTGTGAAATCCTCATCACTGAGGCCAACATAAGCCTCTAACGTTCCTTCcattctctattctctctctacCCTAGACTCCCGGGCCTCTCTTCAGGGCACTTGGCTCTCCCTTACCTGGGGTGAATATTCTGGTCGAGCAGGCCGTCAATCCCATCCAGTATGGTTTGTAAGACATCCAGGTAcggtgccttcattttcatcagacCACCCAGTGGGAGACAGGGAAACGGCCAGACCTGCACCATCCTCCTCAGGATGTTAGATCGTTTGTGGGTGAGGGCATCCTTGAAGAGTGGTGGGAAGAGCTCCATGGGCAGGTCCGGCAGAGCAGAGATGGCCACGGCCTCGTCCCTCAGCAGACTCTGCATCGCTAGCTGCAGGAGTGTGGGTGTGGCCTGCAAGCTCATTCTCACAGATCTGGAGGGAGACAGATGATCCTGAGGAAATGTCCAAGAAAAGACACCTTTTCGGGCCAAGGATTAAGAAGCCCTTGTCAATCCAGAAACAAACTTAGGGCCACAGCCACTGCTCTGCCTGCGATTCTGTTTACCCATCCACTTCCAGACAGGATCCCATTGCATGGTGCCCTCACACCTTGAAATGGGTACCAAGGAACCTGAGAAGCTTACTTTGCTTCTTAGAAAAGAGTCACCCAGGGCCGTGGAACAAGGATTAAGAATGTCCTGTGGACCAACACAGTCAAATTCTCAGTTTCTGCCATGAACTTTCTAGAACTCCTTTGCGTTTTCGTGTCTCACAATCTGTTTCCCACCCTGTCTGCTTTCACCCCTTTTCTCTTCTTAGGGTCTCCTATCCAGCTTCATAACCGAACACAGTGTATGTTTTCTATCCTGGCCACGACCTTTATTGCTTTGTTCTGTTTGGGTTAGAAACTGCAGAGACATCAGAGCCACAAATGTTCACAAGGAGATACAGAAAGCTACCCCTGAGAGTAAATATTGTTACAACTAGCTTGAAAACACAGGAACTCCACACGAAGACCAacaatcaactaacctggacccttggggctctcagagtctgaatcaccaaccaaagagcatgcagaggCTGGGCCTAGGCCTGCCTGCACACACTTAGCAAATGTGGGAcccgaacaactggagcaggggctatcccaaaagctgctgACTATACACGGGATacattcttctagctgggctgccttgttggGTCTCCATGCGGGGGTACTTGAAGTAGCAGGTTGAGGGGGATACCCAGGACGGACCCACCTGcccagaggaggggaaggggaggaggtgaaggagaaggattgtgggaggtgCTGACCGACTGGGAAAGGGGCAGTGAGCAAGatgtaaagcaaaacaaaacaaaaaacaaaaaacagggctggggagatggctcagtaattaagagcactgactgctcttccagaggaccagagagttcaattcccagcaaccataatagggctcataaccatctgtagctcTAGTCTCAGGGagcctgacgccctcttctgccctctgtacCTTAGgaattttaatgatttttgatAATCTCAGACAGACCatcttttgaaaatgtattttttccccaatttttctttgtttcgcATAGACCATCTTTAAGTGCGTCTCCACTCATCTCGTGAGACATCCTTCTGCATTAAGCTAAAGTTTTTTGGCACTACCCTGCCTTCACCTTTCCTTTTCTATTCTCGAAAaacaaagcaatttttttttattctgctaTACAAAGAAAGTCCTTCCTTATGAAAAGGATGTCTCTTTTAAGGTTACAAGAAACATATTCGCATCCTTAAATGTTCCCTAAGATTTCCCTGCCATGCTTACGGATTGATCCCTGTTTGGTTTCAGGTCCAAGgggctgaggtgcatattttaagtaccaaagcagacctggcctccaggttctcccaagCATCACTCAGTCCCTATCTGGCATTCCCCACCCCTAATCCAGAACTTTCTGGCCCAGgggcctgtgctgccttcccCCAGGGGCCCTTCTAAGTATAATCCAGACAATTTGCCTGCCCTCCCCCccactctttttccttctctttaatgcacttcctttctctttttcctctcctttgtCTCCCTCCCGATGGTGGTGGCTTCCCTAGCCTCTTTCCTTGGGGCTGGTGAACTTGCCCACTCAAGAGCAGTTTCCCAACAAACGtgcatttatacatattttaatcTAACTCGAATGGGCTCATTTCGCTGGTAAGAAATAACTTACCAAtccctttcattttatttcctttcttgagacagggtcacattTGTATGGGGAGGGTCAGACAGAGAAAGGATGGAGTCTCTTACAgcacaggttggccttgagctttgATGTAACCAAGGAGGACTTTGAACATCCGATCCcatctgaatgctgggatttgaGGCAAGTATCAGCAGACCCCATTTAGGCCATGCTTGTGCACAACGGACAAGCACTACCCCAACTGAACCTCGTGCACAAACCCTAATTTCCTTTTTCATTGTCACTGGACAGAGAGCAACACAACGAACTTACTAATTTATTAAAAGAGAACTGAATCTGATTACACGCATAATACAATGTAACAAATAAAATTCCCCTCACTGCATAGTGTAAAACTATAGTTATTTGCTGTGATCCCAACGGGTTTTTACTCCCACTtgtaccaaaaagaaaaaagacagtagACAAAACAAACCAGCCAATGGGCCAatctgaggacccaagtttaatccccagatcccacaaaaagccagatgtggtggtgtgtATCTGTTATCCCAGGCTACTACTACCCAACGGGAGGCTACGACCTGCTGCCTAACTGAATGAGCTGGGAGAAATGAAATTACTCCCCGTAGTTATCTTCTGACCTCATGTGCACACCCTATGAGCATCCACATGTGGAGGTTTGgcctgttgctatgtattgtaatgctaaatacttgCCCCCAAGGTCTGGTTGGCTCTGGGATGAGGAAATCCTTAAgtacaccaagtgatgctatgtaaccttgctccttactttaaaattattggttaaataaaggtaccaacagcctgtagctgggcagaagacagttagccatggctccagttgcaggGCTTGAGGTCTGAAGCAGAGACCAGGGCCACGAGGGCCAGCCAGGTGGAGTGGGAGTGGCTCAGGCAGAACATGGCAAGGGTATATTGATAAGGAGGTAGACAAAACAGCATAGAGGGCTGATGTCTACCCAGCTCTAGTACccttaaggcttattataaatataaaggttttgtgttggggatttagctcagtggtagagcgcttgcctagcaagcgcaaggccctgggttcagtccccagctccaaaaaaaaaaaaaaaaaaaaaaaaaaaaaaaaaaaaaaaagataaatataaaggttttgtgtcttttatttgggaactaagtgaTCTAAAGTGAGATAGAATGCCacaattttcacacacacacacacacacacaaacacacacacaaataaaaaaaagtaaggctCTTTTTACATATTTCCTTTCTATATCTCACCAAGCGTGTGAGTAAAGATATATGACATTGCCTTACAGAACTGGCCAGGATAACAACTTCCTGGTCATTGGAAGATCTCGTATAATCAAGAAGGTAGAGGAAACACAGAGGGCTACAAAAATCGTTATGAACTAAGTCTGCAGCTGCAGAAATAATGCCAAAGGCATTTATTTCCcagaagaagcagagagactCCAGGTAGCTATATAATCCCAGGAGACCAGGCCAACACCaggggcaagagagatggctcagcagttaagagccctgcctgctaaggatctgggttcagttcacagcacccacatagtggctcacaaccactgcCACTCCAGCTCCCGGggttctgacaccctcttctactTTCTACGGGCAGCAGGGGTGCGGGTGTGCACATAAGAAAAAGTCTCTGAAAGAGAAGCCATACAGCATATCACACAGGAACCCTAATTCTGAAACTAACAGAGATTTGCTATTCTAATATATTTAGGAATTTCAAGGTCAAATtgcgtttttttttctttttaatttatttaatgttatgagtgctctgctgcatatacatccacaggccagaagagggaatcagcttccattatagatggttgtgagccaccatgtggttgctgggaacggaactcaggacctctggaagagcagccactgccagagcagccactgttcttaaccactgagccatctctccagccccaaattaagtttttttaatcattgttttacatcctaccaaaaacaatgacacCACCAAGAATGTATTCATAtaataaggtttaaaaaaatacatttcttaGAGGGaactctcttttttgtttgtttattctgagGTAAGATCTCAGTTTGTTGTCCTGCCTGTCTTTCAACTTACAAAAAGGTATGTCTTTGCTTCtgtctactgagtgctgggaattaaaagtATTCACCACTACTCCCCACCTCCCAAAGTTCTTCCAAACCACAGGCAGGAAAAGCTGTAAACCTGGAACAAAACCAGTTAAGTATTGAGTGAGGGTGATGGAGAGAGTTGGGAAGCCGGAAGGGTAAAGTTGAAGTCCTGGGCCATCATTTGAAGTCATgtgactctgtctcctgagtcctgATTAAAAGTGTGGACCACTACATCTGGCTGCcgctattattattatcatcatcatcatcatcatcatcatcatcatcatcatcatcatcagataCCTTCTTAACTTTTCTTGGGTTCCAGGCAGGCATTGAACTACACTGAACCATGTAGCCAAGGGTGATCCTGAACTACCTCCCAGTTGCTAAGGTGACAGGCATGTGCTCCCATGCTTGGTTTTATgttgtgctgggaatcaaacctaaggcttgtatatgctaggcaagtactacATCACCTGAGCCAGGAGTTTCCCAAAGGACCTCTGTGGACCCCAAAGTCCTGGCAGTGAGCAGGATGCCTGATTAACTCTGTCACTTACCAGAGAGTTCCACCAGAATATGTAACCAGAATAGTGACACTACTCTTCAGGGAGCAAAGGCAGGAACTGAGCCTTCCAGTTATGTTTTATGCAGAAAGCCAGCAAGCTGCGAGGGCAGAAGGTTAATGCTCCCAGTAAGACACTGCATATCAGGGAAATCAACTTCCCATCTCATTCCTCATCAGCcaacagtgggggtggggaggaaacaAGCAATTCATCATTTCATTTGATCAGGTGCTCAGCCACATTTCTGAGACCTGTGGTATCAGTatctgcctctctccttcccatcacttgtacctgtttttttttttttttttttttttaaggttagggTCTCCTTATGGAGCCTTGGCCTAGAGCATTCTCTGCAGATCAGGCTGGTCCCAAACTTATGGAATTCACATGCTTCCgcctcctgagcgctggaattaaaagtgcagaccactacacctggctctttaaaaccttttaaaaataacaacaacaataattttgtggttttttttttttttttttttttttttttttttttgagacatggtttctctgtgtaggcttggctgtcctggaattcattatgtagaccaagtGGGCCTTAAACTCagtgatctgcctacctctgcttctgtagaactgggattaaagacttgtacCACCACAGGGCTTTACATTTATCATCATCTCATCATTTTAAGATAATGTCTCTTgggttccaggctggcctcgaattcaccatgtaaccaaggatgacctgtctctacctccccaactGCTACAATTACAATTACGTgatgtctggttttatgtagtgCTGGGGAAGAAACCCGGGGCTTGTGTATAGTAGGCAAGTTCTGGACTAACCGAGTCACCTCCCTTCCCTAGCTCCTCCTTTATCCTTATTTTGGTGCATTTTCCTTCTAGTTATACCGAAGTTGCTACATGTTGCAGCCTACACGGGTAATTCCTGCATTCCACAGTCTCAGAAAGACTGAGCCAAGGGTGGTTACATAGTCAATACTgcctcagaacaaaacaaaaacaactggtTAGAACCAGTTCCAGAAGCTCTGCTGTCCTCTTCAGTCCTCTGTAAACACCAGGCACTCGCAGGGTGGAGAGACATACTGTAGGCGAAAGACtcaatacatgaaataaaaaaaaagtttaataaaaggttttttaaaaaggcaaaagtCTGTAAAACAGAGTTTATGTTATGCCAGCCTCCCGCAGACTGCGTTGATTGCAACAGGAAGTCGTGCAAGCTGGTTGTGGGCACAACCCTAGCACTCGGGAGGGGAGGAGAATTTCTATGAGCTTGAactcagcctggtctacctatgaagttccagaacagccagagctacataataagaGAGATCCTGTATCAAAAGACGGAAGGACGGAAGGgcggaaggaagggaagggaaggggaggaagggaaggaaaggaaggaaggaaggaagatggatgctAGGAAagtcacacacctttattcctggCGCTCACTGAGCACAGCCTATGGATGTCTTCCGACTCcacggccagcctggtctataaatggagttccaggacagccaggtctacataatGAAAACTTGTCTTAATacgtaagtaaataagtaaacaaacaaaccacaaaacccCAGAAACCTGGAAGTGCTGAGCAAGTCGTACACATCTTTACgctcagcagaggcaggcagatctctgggcagccagagatacatagtgacaccctgtctccaaaacaaaaacaacaaataaagccAACTATCCAAAGAAGCCAGGCAAGTGACTAGCTTACACCCATCCTTTAGGTTTGTGTGAATGCCTTCCGTGAAGTGTGCTTCAGGTTTGTGACCCATTTCTCGGGACGCACGCCGATCCTTAAACTACCCCGGACTGTTCCTGGACTGCTAGAGACATAAGGTCTGTTTACTCTAACGCCTGTAGAGTCACGGCTGCTTTTCGATCGTCATAAATACCTGCAACGAAGTCTCTGTGCTGAACTCCAGAGGCCAGAGATCTATCTTCTAAGGAAGGTAGTTTAAGGAAATCCTCGTGAACCGCACGCCCGGGACCAGATGAGACTTagactcctcctctcctcccctcctccttctagcccctccctttccccctgcgTGCCCTGCGGACGGCTGTTTGCTACTGTTTCTAGGCAGAAAACTTTCAAGACTTAAGGCTAAATTCAAAGAGGCCAACCTTTTTTAAAGTGTCCAATGGTAACTAATCCTCTAAAGAAAACTAAGGCCTCTCAGTTGAAAGGAACAGAAGCAGACAGGCTTCAAGTCCTCGTGTTGTGttactgggttttattttttactttttattttgttttgagatagggtctcttacAGCCCAGACTTAGCCTCCGATAAACTATGTAGCCAGTGACCTTAACTCTAGATTTTTCCGTTTTCATcaaaatgctgggatcacaggtgtgcgcCATTTTACACAGTGATCGACACAAAATTGAATCCACGTGTGAGGGAGGTCTCTGCGTGGATCAAATATCCTGGAGAAGCCGGAAAGAAGTCCAGTTCAACAAGACTCAGTAGCCTGGTTCAAACTTTGACACCCGGCAgtttattttaagtatatttaaGAACAGCACAGTTGGGGATGGTGGGGGAAGAAGCTTCCTGGTAATAAGTAACACAATCCTGTGTGCACAATAATTCTTAGAGCACAACCGCATCAAAACTCTTTGTAAAGTACCTTTGAAATCATCCGCAAAAAATGAGTATTGGACATTGTGTACCTGTGACATTTCGAGGGTCTAGGGGAGGAGCTGGTGTGGCCTTGTCATACAGATTGCGCAAAGATCATGGGGTATTGTTAACCACTCCCCCTACTCTAGCCTTCTGGGCAGAAAACTGGTTATTCTTCTTTCACTTTGAAAAGACAGCCCTAGctgtttaacattcctggtttccctgatGCTTATTGGTGAGTTCAAGAACCTATGTGCTTCCTAGACTCcggtgctctacctctgagctatagTGCTGTGGAGGAAGACTGGCTTGCCCTTGAATGGCCCTGGGAAGCATTCAGGAGGTTCAGAGGGTGGACTAGTGAGGCAACTTGGCTGATATTTTGTGTAGATAAAGCCCCCACCTGGTGGGAGGATTCCTGGAACTGGCAAGGGTCCCAAAGGGAGTGGAAGACTTGGGGATCTGGGTTCCTATAGCACACGCtgctaatctttgcctccctggGGACCGTGGAAGTTCCAGTCTAGGAGAAATAAAAGCTAAGCAAGCAGGTAGGAATAACTGGGCTCAGTTTTCCTATGTTTTAGGGACCTCTGAGATTCCTCCTTTCTCAGGGGGCAAAACTGAGGGTGACAACCAACTTGACAGTCACTCGTGCTCTGTGAGTACCAATGTTTTGCCTCAGAAGCCATGCGTGAATACGTCCAGCACCAGCACGCCTTAGCTTTACTACCAAGCACACATCCTTTCCAAGAACAAAACAATCACCTCACCGAGGTGGAAGTGAGGTGAAGAGTTTGGTtttgatgtttttctttgttcGTTTCAACTTGCActtggtttttcatttgttttgtttgagacggCCCCTAGTAacacagactggcctcagactagCAAGGTATTCAAggattcctgatcctcctgcctctctgcctcctgagtgctgggatgacagacacaTTCCACGGTTTAGTTTTCAATTATTCTCACCCCCGTTTTCCAGTGGTAATAATACCAGGCACAAAAAGATTCGGAGTCGAAAACCATATAGCCTGTAAAGTGGTGTCAAGATGACTATCGAGGATGGCAGTGCAGCTTTATGATAGCATTATccttctcttcccacctcccatGTCCTGATCCCCAAGCAATTCTAGCTGGGCTCTAAACTCAAGGTACCACTGTACTACAGCAGAGAGAAATGTAATAGCAAAGTGTTCTCCATCTTGTCTTGGCTGAACCCAGCTTTGATTCCACCTCTTGCCCTGAAACTCCCTTGGGAAAGTGGGAAAGCCCCCAACCCTGTTCTAGAAACTCAGGGTCAAAAATACCCCAGCCAACTATATGGACTTGGCTCTTGTTAAACTGTTTGCTTGCTTTCCCTTGCAATTGCCAAGCAGAATGCagtttttctgtgttctttatcTTCAAAATCCCTGTAATATGCATTGGGGCTGCTCTGTGAGAAATGCTTCTCTCTTCAGGCAGTCACGGTCTCCagactctctcttttcttcttcttcttcttcttcttcttcttcttcttcttcttcttcttcttcttcttcttcttcttcttcttcttctttttcttcttcctctctctctctctttttctttctgacacACAAGACACAAGCAACCATtcggttgctgagaattgaactcaagaactATAGAACTATAGAAGAGCAGTCCGTTCTCTTACCACCCCGctacccccaaccccagccactACAGACTCTCAATTCTAACTTTAGCCATGGTCTTTGGGCCTTTAGCTTGTAACAGGAACAGCTACTTGTGAATGCATTCTGCTTTAGACCCGGGCCAAAATTATTTgtgcttgttttctctctctctctctctctctctctctctctctctctctctctctctcctctcactatgctttggctggcctgaaacttgtagATTAGggtataaccttgaactcacagagatccatctgtctctgcgtCCAGAGGGCTGGGACTAAAATGTGTGCACGACTCCCACCCAGGTTCCTAGCTATGCCTATAGTCTTTGTGTATCAAACATTAGCAGCTACTATGCCCAGCCTTGGGCTCTATATTACTTTGCCTTGTGCCTTGATCTGACAAAATATCTAACATAAACAGcttaaaagaaggaaggaaaaagaaagaaagaaagaaagaaagaaagaaagaaagaaagaagaaaggtgtcGTTTAATTACCTCAGCTAACTGTGTCTAGAAATTTCCTCACAGTGGTGCTCACGgatgtctcctaggtgattctagagtcTGTCAATTGGGTTGAGAATTCCATATTAGTCACCACAGGCTTAATATTTTTGTCTGAATTAGCAATTACTACTGTGCCCATTAATAAATGAAGACACAGATTCAGCAGTAACATTGTAGACCTATTACAGCTAGGGAAACCTTTAGGATATCTGGTTTggtgtttaatatatatattttttcttcctttccttctttctttctttttttcattcttttcctgtGACAGGATCTTATCGTGACAGGGCAAGAAAAGGCAACGTTTCCTCCATCTTGTGTTCTTGCCGAGTCAATTTCAGGATTAACTAGAATTGGATCTCCTTGGTGGAGAAGTTATCCAATTCTGTGTTAAAACCCAAGGTCAGGATGTCCTGGCTGTCTTGTTTCAGCTTCTGCTGAACTGCCTTTCTAGTCAGAACTCCCTCCAGCTCACTGCTTATTTTAGCCTATATTAAAACTTCTTCCTTCAAACTGCTTACTTCtgcaaagccccccccccccctgctgAAGCTGCTCAGAAGGATGTCAGGATGTGGTTTATAAACCTGTCTATAAAGTGCGTGGCTATAAAAGTCATCTCTGGCGGCCTACCCATAGcatcatgtagctcaggctaacctcaaagtcactgtgtagctaaggatgatcttgaacttcttaCTCACTGGCTTCCACCCATTGGGTGCTAGGGTAGAAAATATacatcagggttggggatttagctcagtggtagagcgcttgcctagcaagcacaaggccctgggttcggtccccagctccgaaaaaaaaaaaaaaagaaaaaagaaaaaaaatacatcacgTGGGTCAGTTTATGTCatactgggaatggaacccagagtTTCACGTGTACTAGGCAAGCACCCCACCCGCATAGTACCACCTCTAACCCTTTCTCTTTTCGCTGTAGAATCCATTATTTCAGAGAAATTATATAAATAGAAGGAAGAATAGCTTCTAGGAGTGATTG
It encodes the following:
- the Pramef12 gene encoding PRAME family member 12, whose product is MSLQATPTLLQLAMQSLLRDEAVAISALPDLPMELFPPLFKDALTHKRSNILRRMVQVWPFPCLPLGGLMKMKAPYLDVLQTILDGIDGLLDQNIHPSNYRLRILDLRALHKTFWTVWAGDKTASCISEAKCRRRSQRRGLETVAKPESLKVFIDLCLKPRALNACLSYVLLWARKRKALLQLGCKKLKINTIALQKNVKVLELLDLDCMEEVEVCCTWKLSTLAIFAPYLGQMKNLLSLILSHIHVPASISPEEKNQLVSQFTSQFPNLQCLQELSLDSACFLKGHMDQVFRCLEAPLEMLSITDSQLSESDLKALSQCPGIYQLKHLNLSGVILTNINPEPLRVLLERVAATLRILDLENCMIKDSQLSVFLPALSQCVQLIMFNYLRNPISVAALESLLLHTSKLSCLGLEMYSTPWEIFGAQSDSYHKRLDELREELSKTMMHLEHTRTVWFSVAPCLPNDNQVI